Within Flavobacterium pisciphilum, the genomic segment TTTGTTTTTGTTATTGCCAGTGTTTTTTTATGGTTGTATCTAATTTTTATATCCAATTCTAAATATCTAAAACCTACAGGTTATATTATTTTTGGTGTTCTTTTAGCACTGTTCCTTTATGTAGCTAGCGGTAAAAGTATTCTTAATGAATATGGAGGGGCATTGCCAGAAATAGTTCTTATATTCATTGGTATAAAAACATTTTTGTTTGGCTTGTTACTTTTCCTTCCTAATTATCGTGACAAAATTAGATTTTGGCTCTTTGCATTTGTAATCTTTCTATATGTGCTTCTAATTTTACAAAATGGAATTAGTGAGTATTTTTTCTGGAATGAATTTGGTGTAAAATATAACTTTATTGCAGTCAATTATTTGGTTTACACCAATGAAGTTATTGGTAACATAATGCAGTCGTATCCTGTTGTTCCATTGTTTTCGGCATTGTTTTTAATCGCTGGAACCGTAACTTACTTTATCGTTAAACGAACAAGAATTTATATTGATAACATTCCCACGTTTGTTGAGAAGGTAAAAACTTCAGCATTATACATTACACTTTTTGCTTTTTCCTTATTTTTTATTCCACGTTTAGCACTTACTGAAAATTCAGAAAATACATTTTCGAATGAGTTGCAATCAAACGGATTATATAAATTTTATTTAGCTTATATAAATAGTAGTTTAGATTACTTTAAATTTTACAAAACAATTCCTAATGCTCAGGCTTACGGAATATTGAAACAACAATTACCTACCATCTCAGGTGAAAGTACTTTGCGAAAAATACAAAGTGACTCAGCTGAAATTCATAAAAATGTAGTTTTAATTACAATTGAAAGTTATAGTGCTGAGTTTATGAAGCGCTATGGTAATGACCAGAATATAACTCCTTTCTTGGATAGCTTAGCTGATAAAAGTTTAGAGTTTACTAATCTATATGCTGTTGGAAATAGAACAGTTCGTGGTTTGGAGGCTGTAACTTTAAGCATTCCTCCTACCGCAGGAGAAAGCGTAGTTAAAAGAAAAGATAATAAGAATAAATTCTCAACAGGATCTATTTTTATGAAGAAAGGATATACTACAAAATATCTTTATGGTGGTGATGCATATTTTGATAATATGAGGGATTTCTTTTCTGGTAATAATTATGATATTGTAGATAAATCAAGTTTTACTCGCGACGAAATTACTTTTTCAAATGTTTGGGGTGTTTGTGATGAAGACATGTCTAATAAGGCAATAAAAGTTATGAATGCTGAAGCTAAAGCAAATAAACCGTTCTTCAATCATATTATGACCGTGAGTAACCACCGTCCGTTTACATATCCAAATGATAAAATTGATATTCCAGGCGATGCTAAATCGCGTGATGGAGGTGTAAAATATACTGATTATGCGCTGAAAAGATTCTTTGAAATGGCGAGTAAGCAACCTTGGTTTAAGAATACTGTTTTTGTAATTGTAGCCGATCATTGTGCGTCGAGTGCTGGAAAAACAGAACTTCCTCTTGATAAATATAGAATTCCTGCTTTTATCTATAGCCCAGGATTTATTCCAGCTCAGAAGTATAATACACTAATGTCGCAAATAGATATTATGCCTACTTTATTTGG encodes:
- a CDS encoding LTA synthase family protein, whose amino-acid sequence is MTLYKKLAPFYYLALFYLLVSFVLRLVLFFHPITEASFSFIDTIKIFGIGLVSDVFVFVIASVFLWLYLIFISNSKYLKPTGYIIFGVLLALFLYVASGKSILNEYGGALPEIVLIFIGIKTFLFGLLLFLPNYRDKIRFWLFAFVIFLYVLLILQNGISEYFFWNEFGVKYNFIAVNYLVYTNEVIGNIMQSYPVVPLFSALFLIAGTVTYFIVKRTRIYIDNIPTFVEKVKTSALYITLFAFSLFFIPRLALTENSENTFSNELQSNGLYKFYLAYINSSLDYFKFYKTIPNAQAYGILKQQLPTISGESTLRKIQSDSAEIHKNVVLITIESYSAEFMKRYGNDQNITPFLDSLADKSLEFTNLYAVGNRTVRGLEAVTLSIPPTAGESVVKRKDNKNKFSTGSIFMKKGYTTKYLYGGDAYFDNMRDFFSGNNYDIVDKSSFTRDEITFSNVWGVCDEDMSNKAIKVMNAEAKANKPFFNHIMTVSNHRPFTYPNDKIDIPGDAKSRDGGVKYTDYALKRFFEMASKQPWFKNTVFVIVADHCASSAGKTELPLDKYRIPAFIYSPGFIPAQKYNTLMSQIDIMPTLFGLLNFSYESKFYGEDVLKSDYKPRAFIATYQDMGLIKDNVLTILSPKQKVKQFQLNLIPKEGIAPEYQIFYDEIPLTKERTDLVNETISYYQTASDMLKHKKYEK